A single genomic interval of Arachis duranensis cultivar V14167 chromosome 7, aradu.V14167.gnm2.J7QH, whole genome shotgun sequence harbors:
- the LOC107459797 gene encoding ubiquitin carboxyl-terminal hydrolase 15 (The sequence of the model RefSeq protein was modified relative to this genomic sequence to represent the inferred CDS: added 264 bases not found in genome assembly) has translation MAVPDLIPLVPSSKIASKSELHPLSKKSEHQQCARCSAPSKTRCSRCKAVRYCSGNCQIIHWRQIHKQECQQLETQKTGSFSLSGSFDEFSHENGFYESMNTQFFGHTLKQTPRESVPLDHLVPPLTGTAAPATSDFSLYNSSQPSTLERRSSYKSNRETRRRDNGSIHKSPIESTDHKVASSSSSSVVSKDAFTGQKLMNNEYSMLEEETSRKSCSDGFGVHVNGQDASRNVVYEGRNYQSQYGNAFVPRNNHGHSNVSSAVNNNENVEEFEKDNATNKGNIVRGGNCHSEEAAQYDCSSDMIMEGSVKAKKMSHISKTKSSKSPKSKSPKSTSKTSTDFCCSEREGKVADEQKTIENRDAIPLHGGNVAASTGIMKMMGLRKSSKPTVMVSPEGSGARCKKIKKMKMLFPYEEFVKIFQSEIFGICPRGLLNCGNSCYANAVLQCLTSTKPLVVYLLYRSHSKACCAKDWCLMCELEQHIIILRENGDPLSPSRILWHMRSINCHMGDGSQEDAHEFLRLLIASMQSICLEGLGGEKKVDPRLQETTFIQHTFGGRLQSKVKCLNCNHESERYENIMDLTLEILGWVESLEDALTQFTSPEDLDGENMYRCGSCTAYVRARKKLSVHEAPNILTIVLKRFQEGRYGKINKYITFPEMLDMIPFMTGMGDVPPLYMLYAVVVHLDTLNASFSGHYISYVKDLQGNWFRIDDSEVQPVLINQVMSEGAYILFYMRSCPRPPVELSGKNMQQSVPNYSKHCPVEPQKPSKSGHSRNNSQFVVPEPLVDTRADVAPRQINSANGFLRRSTSRNVLPVTQTYFENIRHEFSDAASSDWSLFTSSDEASFTTESTRDSFSTVDYSDNMDPLASIFNFTPKNSYRKFSNSRPLTRFVPEKGHTERVERIDQSHNKAMNSSIEHHPPNGNCSMYVYYGRSNPVCDNITRT, from the exons GAGTTCAGTCATGAGAATGGCTTTTATGAAAGCATGAACACCCAGTTCTTTGGACACACTTTGAAGCAGACACCAAGGGAGAGTGTGCCTTTAGATCATTTGGTTCCCCCTCTAACTGGAACTGCTGCTCCTGCTACATCTGATTTTTCCCTTTATAATAGTTCTCAACCTTCCACTTTGGAGAGAAGAAGTTCCTATAAATCCAACAGAGAAACTAGGAGAAGAGATAATGGATCTATCCACAAGTCACCAATTGAGTCTACTGATCATAAGGTTGCTAGCTCTTCCTCTTCGAGTGTGGTATCAAAGGACGCATTTACGGGACAGAAG TTAATGAATAATGAGTATTCTATGTTGGAGGAAGAAACTTCAAGAAAGTCCTGCTCTGATGGCTTCGGAGTTCATGTCAATGGACAGGATGCATCAAGAAATGTAGTCTACGAGGGTCGTAACTATCAGAGTCAATATGGAAATGCATTTGTACCGAGAAACAACCATGGACACTCAAATGTGTCAAGTGCGGTAAACAATAATGAAAATgtagaagaatttgaaaaagacaACGCTACTAACAAAGGAAACATAGTTAGAGGAGGAAATTGTCATTCTGAAGAAGCAGCACAATATGATTGCTCTTCTGACATGATAATGGAAGGAAGTGTGAAGGCCAAAAAGATGTCACATATTTCTAAGACCAAATCTTCTAAATCACCAAAGTCAAAATCACCGAAGTCAACATCAAAGACATCAACAGATTTTTGTTGTtcagaaagagaaggaaaagttgCAGATGAACAAA AAACCATTGAAAACAGAGATGCCATCCCTCTGCATGGTGGTAACGTGGCTGCAAGCACTGGAATTATGAAAATGATGGGCTTGAGGAAATCATCAAAACCAACTGTAATGGTCTCCCCTGAAGGTAGTGGTGCAAGGTGTAAGAAGATAAAGAAGATGAAG ATGTTGTTTCCTTATGAGGAATTTGTAAAGATTTTTCAGAGTGAAATCTTTGGCATATGCCCCAGGGGCCTGTTGAATTGTGGGAACAG ttGCTATGCGAATGCTGTCTTGCAGTGCTTGACTTCTACGAAGCCCCTTGTTGTCTATTTGCTTTATAGATCACATTCAAAAGCCT GTTGTGCTAAAGATTGGTGTCTCATGTGTGAACTGGAGCAGCACATCataattttgagagaaaacGGAGACCCTCTATCTCCTAGTAGGATACTTTGGCACATGCGGAGTATAAATTGCCACATGGGTGATGGAAGTCAGGAAGATGCTCATGAATTTTTAAG GCTTCTTATTGCGTCAATGCAATCTATATGCTTGGAGGGACTTGGTGGTGAGAAAAAGGTTGATCCTAgactacaagaaacaactttCATACAACATACGTTTGGTGGTCGTCTTCAATCCAAG GTTAAATGTCTGAATTGTAACCATGAATCAGAAAGGTATGAGAATATTATGGACCTAACTTTGGAGATATTGGGTTGGGTTGAGTCACTGGAAGATGCCCTGACTCAATTTACTTCCCCTGAAGATTTGGATGGTGAAAATATGTACAGATGTGGAAG TTGCACTGCATATGTTCGTGCTAGAAAGAAACTGAGCGTACATGAAGCTCCGAACATCCTAACTATTGTGTTGAAGCGATTTCAG GAAGGAAGATATGGCAAAATTAACAAGTACATAACTTTTCCTGAAATGCTCGATATGATACCTTTCATGACTGGGATGGGTGATGTTCCCCCACTCTATATGCTTTATGCTGTTGTTGTACACCTGGACACACTGAATGCATCTTTCTCTGGACATTACATTTCGTATGTGAAAGATCTGCAAGGCAATTGGTTCAGGATTGATGATAGCGAG GTTCAGCCAGTGCTAATTAACCAGGTGATGTCAGAAGGTGCATATATCTTATTCTACATGAG ATCTTGTCCGCGCCCGCCAGTTGAACTTTCCGGGAAAAACATGCAGCAATCGGTTCCCAACTATTCAAAACACTGCCCGGTAGAACCACAGAAGCCTTCCAAGTCCGGACATAGCAGAAACAACAGCCAATTTGTCGTCCCTGAACCTTTGGTCGATACCAGAGCAGACGTTGCCCCTCGACAAATCAACTCTGCCAATGGCTTCCTCAGAAGAAGCACCAGCAGAAACGTCCTGCCAGTAACACAAACTTATTTCGAAAACATCAGGCACGAGTTCTCGGATGCAGCGTCTAGTGACTGGTCCCTTTTCACAAGCTCAGACGAGGCATCTTTCACGACGGAGAGCACTAGGGACTCCTTCAGTACCGTAGATTACAGTGATAACATGGATCCATTGGCATCCATCTTCAATTTCACCCCGAAAAACTCCTACAGGAAATTTTCGAATAGTCGGCCACTTACCAGGTTCGTTCCCGAAAAGGGTCATACTGAGAGAGTAGAGAGAATTGATCAGTCTCATAATAAGGCCATGAATTCATCAATTGAACACCATCCACCAAATGGTAATTGCAGCATGTATGTATACTATGGACGTAGTAACCCTGTGTGTGATAATATTACAAGGACTTGA
- the LOC107459428 gene encoding uncharacterized protein LOC107459428: protein MDLHSSILEKAGKCGKKRVKQLFFRILISLKPGYVKFGKYAMLGDDDMRVIFHSQTRFPDLGALELFVRLVDVEGSSGGTGPNLPTGVLEGTSTAVPTGKPVTPLVLSPSFAADLPVSGDDLGDGRSFGQLAAAMGSEPVVDGAPAFMEVRERDPFAEAIGDDGSDSEPPIIGDESDGEEDTAVTVGAQTHGSSGTQQYPRHFTTLDLEAMNQAANVDQHHPVIHGERPSVIGTDEFEVGQRFETKEEAVLTIKSYNIRQGVEYKVFESDQLKYHGKCVQFGNGCNWLIRVTMRQRKGYWEVRKYNGPHTCLATEISMDYLDHLKTAVWHPNELQHGNQSTSPTDYMKTEMQ, encoded by the coding sequence ATGGATTTGCACAGTAGTATATTAGAGAAGGCTGGAAAGTGTGGTAAAAAACGCGTGAAGCAATTATTTTTTCGTATTCTGATATCATTGAAGCCCGGTTATGTTAAGTTTGGGAAGTATGCGATGTTGGGTGATGACGACATGCGAGTTATATTTCATAGTCAAACAAGATTTCCCGACTTAGGGGCGCTGGAGTTGTTTGTCAGATTGGTTGACGTGGAGGGCAGCAGCGGGGGAACTGGTCCGAATCTGCCCACTGGCGTCTTAGAAGGAACTTCCACCGCCGTTCCAACAGGGAAACCGGTGACTCCACTTGTTTTGTCCCCATCTTTTGCTGCTGATTTGCCTGTCTCGGGTGATGACTTGGGTGATGGGCGTAGCTTCGGCCAGCTTGCAGCTGCGATGGGATCTGAACCTGTAGTTGATGGTGCACCCGCATTCATGGAGGTAAGAGAGAGAGATCCGTTTGCGGAGGCTATAGGTGATGATGGGTCAGATTCGGAGCCACCAATTATTGGTGACGAGAGCGACGGCGAAGAGGACACCGCAGTTACCGTGGGAGCTCAAACCCATGGTAGCAGTGGTACGCAGCAGTACCCTCGACACTTTACCACATTGGACCTTGAAGCAATGAACCAGGCCGCAAATGTAGATCAGCATCACCCGGTGATTCACGGAGAAAGGCCTAGTGTGATTGGCACGGACGAGTTTGAGGTCGGGCAACGGTTTGAAACAAAAGAGGAAGCTGTACTGACAATCAAGAGTTATAATATTCGGCAAGGTGTAGAGTATAAAGTGTTTGAGTCAGACCAGTTGAAGTATCATGGGAAGTGTGTCCAGTTCGGGAATGGTTGTAATTGGCTGATCCGTGTCACTATGAGACAGAGGAAAGGCTACTGGGAGGTTAGAAAGTACAATGGACCACACACGTGTCTAGCAACAGAGATATCAATGGACTACTTGGATCACCTCAAGACTGCTGTATGGCATCCAAATGAACTGCAACATGGAAATCAGTCAACATCCCCAACCGACTATATGAAAACAGAAATGCAGTGA
- the LOC107459427 gene encoding protein MAIN-LIKE 1-like — protein sequence MAANQGDMYRLNDIAHVAGFIDQELTRCVRSVHRQQKMILHDLILPYLDRANLLHVARLNDYWFKLDEPLISAFVERWRLETHTFHMPFGECTITLQDVAYQFGLPIDGHAVSGCLSDFEQLMDGGKPAWVWFGELFGELPPDDCIDDFTVSFSWFQNKFRVLTAHASEETVQIYARGYIMMLLSTALFTDKSGARVHLRWLPYVADLDGLGKYSWASATLSWLYRYLCRVANRNVKNLAGPLSLLQSWIFWRFPAFRPRGFDAILWPLAARYIILMHNHFHAHVCMIFYKLTSVHFVMKQVGSVSSVVG from the exons ATGGCCGCTAACCAAGGAGATATGTACCGCCTAAACGACATTGCGCATGTTGCCGGATTTATAGATCAAGAG CTAACCCGATGCGTTAGGAGCGTGCATCGGCAACAGAAGATGATACTGCATGATCTTATACTCCCGTACTTAGATCGTGCCAACCTATTACATGTTGCTCGGTTGAATGATTATTGGTTCAAGCTTGATGAGCCGCTGATCAGTGCTTTTGTGGAGCGATGGCGTCTCGAGACGCATACATTCCACATGCCATTTGGGGAGTGTACCATAACACTGCAAGATGTGGCATACCAGTTTGGCCTTCCTATTGACGGTCATGCAGTGAGTGGGTGCCTCAGCGACTTCGAGCAGTTGATGGACGGTGGCAAGCCTGCATGGGTGTGGTTTGGAGAGTTATTTGGTGAACTCCCACCGGATGACTGCATCGATGACTTCacagtttctttttcttggttccaGAACAAGTTCAGAGTATTGACCGCTCATGCGTCAGAGGAGACGGTACAGATCTACGCACGGGGTTACATTATGATGTTGTTGTCCACTGCGCTGTTCACGGATAAGTCTGGTGCCAGGGTACACTTACGGTGGCTCCCGTATGTTGCAGACCTCGATGGACTCGGCAAGTATAGCTGGGCTTCGGCCACTTTGTCTTGGTTGTACAGGTATCTCTGTAGGGTTGCAAATCGGAATGTAAAGAACCTCGCTGGACCGTTGTCACTACTACAGTCTTGGATTTTCTGGCGTTTCCCGGCATTCAGGCCTAGAGGGTTTGATGCTATTCTCTGGCCGCTTGCTGCGAGGTATATCATTTTGATGCATAATCATTTTCATGCACATGTTTGTATGATATTTTATAAGCTCACTTCTGTTCACTTTGTAATGAAGCAGGTGGGGTCGGTTTCTTCCGTCGTCGGATGA
- the LOC107459593 gene encoding cytochrome P450 82A1, producing the protein MIVGGTDTTGVTLTWALSLLLRNPRTLKKVKEELDSQIGKERCITESDLNKLVYLQAIVKETLRLYPAGPLGGPREFTESCTLGGFYVTKGSRLITNIWKIQTDPSIWSDPLEFKPERFLTTHRDTDLKGQHFEFLPFGSGRRMCPGMSFALQMVHFALARFLHSFEILKPSSDEAIDMTGILGLSYAKATPIEILIKPCLAQACYETM; encoded by the coding sequence ATGATCGTGGGAGGAACTGATACAACTGGTGTTACTCTTACATGGGCACTAAGTTTGTTATTAAGAAATCCTCGTAcactaaaaaaagtaaaagaagaacTCGATAGTCAAATTGGAAAAGAGAGATGCATAACGGAGTCAGATTTAAACAAATTGGTGTATCTTCAAGCCATAGTGAAAGAGACACTAAGATTATATCCAGCAGGTCCTCTTGGAGGACCACGTGAATTCACAGAGAGTTGCACTTTAGGTGGATTTTATGTTACAAAAGGATCTCGACTAATTACAAATATATGGAAGATTCAAACTGATCCTAGTATTTGGTCAGATCCCTTGGAATTCAAGCCAGAGAGGTTCCTCACAACTCACAGAGACACAGACCTTAAGGGTCAGCATTTCGAGTTTTTGCCATTTGGAAGTGGTAGAAGGATGTGTCCTGGAATGTCGTTTGCACTTCAAATGGTTCACTTTGCTTTGGCCAGGTTCTTGCACTCGTTTGAGATTTTGAAACCATCTTCTGATGAAGCAATTGATATGACTGGTATCCTTGGACTGTCTTATGCTAAAGCTACTCCAATTGAGATTCTCATCAAGCCATGTTTGGCTCAAGCTTGTTATGAAACCATGTAA